CAGGAAATCCGCGAGTCTCCATCAGCTTGTTGGGTCCATAATACCCCCCTCCTTTAGCCTCTGGAGAAGTGGCTGCATATAAGGTTGGCAAGGCTCCCTGTGCGGAGGGCTGAAACAAAAACGGTAAAAAGGTTCTCGCCATTCCTGCAACACTCCATCGTCCTGCACCTGTAATAAGCAGATTTGTCCGGGAAACACCTGGATGGGCAGCCACACTCGTGATACCCCAACCGTGCTTGTCACTTTGCCGCTGCAGTTCTAAGGCAAACATCAGGTTCGCAAGTTTTGATTGACTATAGGCTTTCCCAGGAACATACGAAGATTTGGATTGAAGGTCATCAAAATTGATTGATCCTTCACGATTAGCTACACTTGACAGGGTAATAACACGAGCATATGGTGACTGACGTAATAAGGGAAGAAGTTGTGCTGTTAGTGCAAAGTGACCGATATGGTTTGTACCGAACTGTAACTCAAAACCATCGGCCGTTTCGAGTCGTTTAGGTGGCGTCATTACGCCAGCATTATTGATGAGAAGATCGATGGCTTGCCCTTTTAAAATCATTCTCGACGCAAAGGATTTGATTGATGACAGGTCTGCAAGATCTATTTTCTCAAAACTTACGTTGGCTTTGGGGTTAATCTGTTGAATCCTGGCAATGGATTCCGCTCCTTTTTGAGTATTGCGTCCCATCACTACTACCTTCCATCCTGCCGATGATAGTGCCAGTGCATCCTCGTATCCTATACCTTCGGTACTGCCTGTAATGATAGCTAAACCATTGTTTCTTTGCGGAATATTAACTGTGGTCCACTTTTTCATTTTCTTCTGTTTTTAAT
This portion of the Siphonobacter curvatus genome encodes:
- a CDS encoding SDR family oxidoreductase, with protein sequence MKKWTTVNIPQRNNGLAIITGSTEGIGYEDALALSSAGWKVVVMGRNTQKGAESIARIQQINPKANVSFEKIDLADLSSIKSFASRMILKGQAIDLLINNAGVMTPPKRLETADGFELQFGTNHIGHFALTAQLLPLLRQSPYARVITLSSVANREGSINFDDLQSKSSYVPGKAYSQSKLANLMFALELQRQSDKHGWGITSVAAHPGVSRTNLLITGAGRWSVAGMARTFLPFLFQPSAQGALPTLYAATSPEAKGGGYYGPNKLMETRGFPAVAKIPAQAEDVDVSIRLWEISKELAKVEF